In Effusibacillus lacus, one genomic interval encodes:
- a CDS encoding GntR family transcriptional regulator translates to MELNEFQPLYKQLVLFIRKQIDEGVWPPGSQIPSEREMCEMFNVSRVTVRQAISEAEKDGLLERMHGKGTFVTNLKINQALQQITTFKETMSMRGLNPSTRVLDEYIEPSDLKTASVLNLTDGEPVFHLKLLGFGDELPMSLYFSTFPLDLGKKMAEAARNLEGKGEGFSTYDLYEATGYVKPYMVKQTFEVDVADEYIVEHLKIKQGSPIFIVTSIFYLEGGHPTEFRKAYYRGDKYKFYINRLL, encoded by the coding sequence ATGGAACTAAATGAATTTCAACCACTATATAAACAACTGGTTCTCTTTATTCGAAAACAAATCGATGAAGGGGTTTGGCCACCTGGGTCGCAGATACCTTCTGAACGGGAAATGTGTGAGATGTTTAATGTGAGTCGTGTTACAGTTCGCCAAGCAATATCAGAAGCTGAGAAGGATGGTCTTCTGGAGAGAATGCATGGTAAAGGTACCTTTGTAACTAATCTCAAGATTAATCAAGCTTTACAGCAAATTACAACTTTTAAAGAGACAATGTCAATGAGGGGATTGAACCCTTCTACCCGCGTTCTCGATGAATATATTGAACCTTCGGATCTTAAGACAGCTTCGGTGCTCAATCTTACTGATGGGGAACCGGTGTTCCATCTAAAGCTACTGGGTTTTGGAGACGAATTACCTATGTCTTTGTATTTTTCTACGTTTCCCTTGGATCTCGGAAAGAAAATGGCTGAAGCAGCAAGAAATTTGGAGGGGAAGGGGGAAGGATTTTCAACGTACGATCTTTATGAAGCCACAGGATATGTTAAGCCGTATATGGTTAAACAAACCTTTGAAGTCGATGTAGCGGATGAGTACATTGTTGAGCATCTAAAGATTAAACAGGGGAGCCCGATTTTTATCGTTACTTCTATTTTTTACTTAGAAGGTGGCCATCCAACTGAATTTCGAAAAGCTTACTACCGCGGGGATAAATACAAATTTTATATAAACCGCTTATTATAA